GTTCCGAACGCGAGACAGGTGCAGCCGGTTGTCGTCCTCGCGGAGCTGTTCCCCGTTGTTTAGAAGGAATGTAAATGCGCGGTCGTGGAACTGATCTGATTCAAGGTACTTGCTCTCGACCCTAACGTCGGCGAACGAATCGAGCCAGAACAGTCTGCCGACCCCTTTACCACCACGTTCTTTCTTGAAATCAGTATCGAGCTGGCAAAAGGCCTCATATCGCTTTCTATCTAGGCCTATGCCATTATCGATAACCTCGATATTGAGCACATCCGGGTCGCGGAGGCCGCTCACGAAAATGTCCACGACACCCTGATAATCGGGATGTTTCTTCTGAATATCCTCGATTGCAAATATTGCATTGCTTACCGCTTCAAATAACGGCTGCATGGCCTGAGCGATATTGGATGGTTTGGGGAGCTTGTCGACGCGATTGATCACGTTAGGCGCAAGTGTCGGCATAGATCCCCCAGGTATTTTGCACTTATTGATAGCGCAACAATTTCATGCCTTCAATCAATGTGGCGGAAGCAATTGGGCAATCGGTTCGATCGTTTTAATCAGCCTGAAGGGTTCATTCGGTTTCCTGCCGCAATAGCCACGGCGCTTGCCCGAGCGTTTTAGTGCGAGCGTCAAATCATATGGCACCGATGAATTTGGTAATCGCGCCCATTAACTTCGCAATCGTGGTCAAAGTATCGGCTAGGTCTCCTGCCTCCTTTGCGGTGGCTCTGAGGCTAGCAGCCGCGGCCGCGATTTCGTCGTCCGGCGCATACAGTGCTTGTCTTGCGGCGAGACTTAGATTTGCAAGGTTGTTGTATTCGCGGCGCAGAATGTCGATCTGCCGGGAATAAGCCAAAAGCTTGTCCGGATCAGAAGTTCGCGTCCCCAGAATTGCAATGGCCTTCGCCTCCGCGACCATTCCTTCCCACGCTTCATCGTTGGAAATACTCCCGGCCGGTGCTTTTGCGAGTTCAGCGGCACGTCGGACTTTCAGTGCGCGGATCAATCTGCTTGATCTTGCCTGCTTATAATCGTCGACGGCATTCTGAAATTGGGCGAACGCTTCGGTTGTCATCATTTGCCCTTCTTCGCTGCTTGTACGAGGTCTGAGAGATTGCCTGTCAACGCGACAAGGGAGTCGACGTCAAAATTTGCTTTGCCAGACTGTGCGGCAAGAGCGTGGTGCGTCTTGGCAATTTGGTCAAGCACGTTGTCATACTCAGCTGTGGCGGCGAAGGCAGCATTGGCTGCATCGACCGATGCAGCCGATTCCAAGAACTGCTCATGCAGCTGCGCCCGGCCCGCGACTTCGGAAGAGGTTGGAACAGTGGTCGAGGTACTTGACCCATTGGGGGAGGAATTTCCGCGAATGGTCGCGAGTGCAGTCTTTTGATTGAGTTTGTACTCGATTAGAGCGATTTCGAAACTCCCGCTAATTATCGCGACGTCTTGCTTTAAGGATCGCACTACGATCTGAACGGACGGATCGGTATCGCGGATGATCTGGTTAACCCGCCGAGCGTAGCGGTCACTCAGGGCAATACCGACACCTTTGCCGGCAGCTTTGGCAACGGCTGATAGCATCGCACCCGCACCAGGAGCCACGGCTGTGCCGAGATTTGCGACAGTTTCTGCAAGCGCCGATGATGCATCCTGAAGCTTTTGAATATTTCCGTCGTCCGCGGCAGCTTTTAGCGCAGAGCCATAGTCTGCAAGAACTTTGATCTTTTTCTGCCGAAACGCGATTTCTTTCGTATTGATCAAGGACTCTGGTTCCTCGAGCAAATTGAAATCGGCTCCCTTTATATAATTGACGGATTGTAATTCTCGTTCTGCTGCTATCGAAATAGTCCTATTCTCCGCAGCGATAGCATTGAGCGAAGAAACGCCGGACTCTACGGCGGAGCCAAAATCCGCAAGCTGCTTAGAATTAGGCAGAGATGTGCAACTCGTTAACAGTAGTATCGGCAATATAAGACTAATCCTGATCACAGCGCCCCTCCGAACCAGAACATCATCAATGCATTTCTTTTTAGGCTTGTACAGCTTTTAGATGTATTTCTGTTTATTCTGCTGCCCTTAAAAAGGTGTTTTTGACGAACGGTCTGAGCGGTTGGACAGATGACCCTTCGCGCTGGCGTCAACGTATGGTGGCCGCCCAAACATGCATAGGCAGGTGCCGCCACTCATATACTTGCCGAAGGCGGTCGGAACTTCTTGAATCGGCGCTCGTTTTCTGGTGACCGAAATCAAACCGTAGGAGACTTCGATGGCAACCATATCCCGAGGCAGAGCGCAGGATCGAGCCAAAGTCGCAGGCGTTCAGGATCATGAAGTCCGCTACGAGGCGAAGAAGGAAGATGTCTCCAAGGACACGGTCAAGAAAGCCGTAAAGAGCGCTGGAAATTCTCGCAAGAAGGTCGAGCAGGAAATCGGCCGACACTGAGCCGTGAAGCTCGCCACCTATAACGTCAATGGCGTCAACGGTCAGCTCGACCTTCTTCTGCGATGGCTCGAGGAGGCCGGCCCGACGTCGTCTGCCTGCAGGAACTGAAGGCGCTATCACGGCGCTCGATGGCTGCCGGCTACGGGGCTGTGTGGCAGGGCCAGAAGTCATGGAACGGCGTGGCGATCCTTGCCAAGGGGCGGGAGCCTCACCTCACGAGAAAAGGTCTGCCCGGCGAACCTGAAGATGAGCATAGCCGCTACATCGAGGCCATCGTCGACGGCATCGTCATCGGCGGGCTCTATCTCCCGAACAGCAATCCGTACCCAGGCCCGAAATTCGATTACAAACTTCGCTGGTTCAAGAGGCTGCATGACTATGCGGCCGAGTTGCTCGAACTGGAAGTTCCGGTCGTGCTCGCCGGCGACTACAATGTCATGCCGACGGAATTGGACGTTTACAAGCCGGAACGCTGGATGAAAGACGCGTTGTTCCGCGTGGAAGTCCGAGAAGCCTATAGGAACCTTGTCGACCAAGGTTGGACGGATGCTCTGCGCCACCTGCATCCAGACGCACGCATCTACACGTTCTGGGACTATTTCCGAAACGCTTACGCACGCGATGCGGGATTGCGGATCAACCATTTCTTGCAAAGTTCCCAAGCAGCAGCACGGCTGTCGAAGGCAGAGGTAGACAGGCATGTGCGCGGGTGGGAGCACACAAGCGACTATGCCCCGGTCTGGATCGAATTGGCCGACGTACCGCTCAAGAAGCGAAAGGCGAAGTGAACGAAGCCGGCCGAAACGACAAGCGGGTTACAGCAGACTGGCTTGCTCCACGGGCTCGCCGGATTTCGACACGATCGATGATCCATAAGGTTCACGCCCCAGAATGATCAAAGCATCATTCGGCAGCGGTCGAGCAAGGTTCTTTGCCTCCTCCCATGGCGCCCGCATCCAGATCTCAGTTTCTTCCTTCGTCCGCAGCAGCACCGGCATGGCCTTTTCATGGATCGGTTTCACGAGACCGTTGGCGTCGGTAGTCAGAAAACCGTAGAGATCGTCCGTCGTGAGGCCGTCCCGGACTTTTCGGACGCTTTTCCACTGCGGCACATGGATGCCGGCGAAGAACATCAGCGGTTTTGCCTCGTCGCGAGCGAACCAGGCATTCGGCACATTGCCACCTTCCTGTTTGCTCGCCGGATCCGGCTCGGCGAAGCTTGTGACAGGGACGAGACATCTGTGTTCGATACCGAACCACCGTTTCCAATGCGGAAGATTGAGGTTTCGGACATTGGTTGTGCCGCGGTCAGGCTCCATGCGGATAAGTTCCTCAAGATCGAAGGGCTTGCCCTTGGCCGCGAGTTTCTCGGCCTTGGCCTTGGCGCCCTTCTCGAGTGCGAAACGAGGGGAGGGCAGACCCCATCGAGCATGCACCAGCTGCTTCTTGCCGTCAGCCGTGTTGCGGACGATCGGCCCTATCTGATCGGGGTTCATCTGATAGACCGGCATCAGGTTGATTAGGCTTTCGGCATCCTGGGCCCATTTCGCGACCCAATCCTTGTCTTCCATCCGATAAAGATTACACATGGCAGCAATCCCCTCCGTTGCGACCGAATGCAGTTTGTCCCGGTAAGTTCCGCCCGCTCGCTAGTAGAGCTTGTAAACGTCGGCATTATCTTGCCGTTCCCGCAAGCCCTTGTAGGATGGATGACGCAGTTTGCCCTCTGCCGTCCAGGCCCGAAACTCGATCTCGGCAATCAAGGTCGGCTCGACCCAAACAATGTCCGCTTTTCCGGCATAGGATACAGGTGATTGTTTTCGCTTCCAGCGCAGCTTGTCCAGCATCTTGCGCAGCCTGATCATCTCGGCTTCCTTGAAGCCCGTTCCGACATTTCCGACGTGAACGAGATCGTGACTACGATAGGCGGCGAGCACGAGAGAGCCAAACCCGCCTGGTGAAGCCGTGGACGGCTCATAGCCGACGATCAAGAACGCTTCGCTCTGCACGCATTTGACCTTCACCCAGTCGCCGGTCCGACCGGAGCGATAAGGCTGATCGAGATGCTTGCCGACGATGCCTTCCAGACCGAGGCGGCAGACGTTCTCAAGCAGGATATTGGGATCCGCGTCGAGCGTTTCAGAAAGGCGGATTGCGCCGTCCTTTCCATCGAGCGTGTCTTCAAGAAGATGCCGGCGCGACCGATATTCGACATTCCGCAAATCATGGCCGTCGAGATAAATGAGGTCGAATGCATAGAGGATGGCGTCCGAAGCACGGTTACCAGCCGCCTTGCCGGAAGCACCCAGCGACTGCTGCAGCAGCCCGAAATCCGGCCGCCCCTCTTCGTCAAGCACCACCGCCTCGCCATCGATGATCATCGTCGCCGGCCCCAGTGCCCAGGCGGCCTCTGCGATATCAGGAAACCGATGCGTCCAGTCATGGCCGCCGCGAGTGAGGATGCGGACGCCTTGCGGCTCGATATGGACCGCCAGCCGGTAGCCATCCCATTTCAGCTCCCAGCTCCACTGGTCACCTTTGGGCGGATGCGCCTTTAGTTCAGCGAGCGACGGCTCCACGCGATCGGGCATCGGGTCGAACAGAAGCTGTGGCTCCGCGGGATTGCGCTTCCGACGCGGCTTTGAGCGGAGCGGGGCTTCGATATCACGAAGGAGCGGCTTTGATCTCGGTGGCTTCGTCATCCAAAGAGTTCAGCACGAAAAAATTAAGAAGATTGTGACGCCGCACGACTGTCCCCGCTGTCCATCGTCCACAGATGCGAGCGCCCGCAGGTCTGCGTCACGTTGGCATGCCGGCTGCCAAACCGCAATCGCTGTTCCGTGGCCCGGTGTTGTCGTCGAGGATCGTTTGATCGATGCCGCCGCATTAGCCGGTCAGCCCCGACATTCGCAACAACGCTATTCCGATTGCAGCGGAAATCACCGTCAGTGATATACATGCAAACAACCGGTAAACTCTCTCCTTTGACGTCAAGAGAAGATAGATCGAAGCGATTCCCAGAAAGCAAATCATCGCGAGGGCGCCATACGCTCGATACTCGCTCGAATAAAGCCATGTCCCCAAAGCCACAAAACCACCAATAACAAAAACAAGTTCGAGCTTTTGCAACGTATCACCTCAAGAAGATCTGCGCGGGATTCTAGGGAAAAGATCTCACAGGTCAATGTTGCCATCCCGCTTCATGCCGCGGAGCTTGTGGATCCGCCAATATGTCCGAGGTTCATACGCCTCAAGACTAAAAACTCACGTACCGGTGGCCCGCTGCGGACAGCGATTGATGTAGTCAACCACAGCGACGCGGCTTTAAACAGATGGGGCTTCGGTATCAAGAAGGAGCGGCTTTGCCATGCCGAGAGCTCCGGACAAAAACTTTAAGAAACATTGTGACGTGACCCGTCTATCCGCCCGATTCTCTATTTGGAGTCCGACGAGACGGAAGCACCGCAAAAATTCTCGTTGGCCTTACGTCTTTGAATCCTTTTCGAATCTTCGGTTTTGCTAATACTGGGATAATATTCCTCAACTTTGTGGTGCTTGACTCTTTCGCCTCATCAGAACAAACAATGAACAAATAACCCGTACGACATGATGTCGATCCTTTGAACACGACCTTGAAGGGAGCCGTGAACGATGACTGCTGCCCATCCCAAGGGGGTCTCCGATGTGATCTGTGACTTGCGTGACCGCATCGCCTCGATGGAGGGCGCAGCCGCGAAGCGGGTCGGAACGCTCGCCTTCGGTGTTCCCGAGATCGATGCGGCCTTGCCTGGCGGGGGTCTTGCCTATGGAGCCCTGCATGAGTTTGCGGGCGGAGGATCCGGTACAGTCGATGGTGCAGCAGCCGCGCTTTTTGTTGCCGGCATTGCCGCCAGGACCAGAGGCCCCGTCATCTGGTGTCTGACGAGACCTGATCTGTTTTTTCCGGCGCTTGCCCAGGTCGGTCTACATCCCGACCGCGTCATCTTCGTCGAGTCCGACAGGGAAGAGGATGTTCTGGCCAATATGGAGGAGGGGCTCTCGTTCGGCGGTCTCGGGGCGGTCGTCGGCGAACTTGTCCGCCTGCCGATGGTCAGTTCCCGCCGATTGCAACTTGCCGCCGAGCGAACCGGGACGATGGCTCTGGCGGTCCGGCGATGGCGACGGCAGACAGAGGCGAATGATTTTGGCCAGCCGACGGCGTCAACAACCAGATGGCGGGTCAGCGTGATGCCATCGGAAGAGCTGCCGGTCCCGGGGGTGGGCAGGCCTCAGTGGTTTCTGGAATTAATGCGCGTGAAAGCGGGTGAGTGTGCTGAGTTTCTCGTGAGAGCGTGTGATGACAAGGGTCGTATCCATTTATCTTCCGGATCTGCCGACAGATCGAATACGGCGCGCCGATCCGTCTATTCCGCCTGAACGGCCAATCGCCGTGATCGCCAGAAGCGGATCTAAGCGATGGGTATCGGCTGCAGACGCAAGCGCGCGAAAAGCAGGCGTGCATGTCGGCATGGCGGCGGCGAAGGCGCAGTCGCTGTTTCGTGGCCTGATGCTGGTGGACGCAGATGCCGAAGCCGACCGGGCTGCACTCGAACGCATCGCGCTCTGGGCGCTGACAATCTATTCACCCATCGTTGCTGTCGATGGGATCGACGGCATCGTCATGGACACCGAAGGTGCCGACCATCTGCAGGGCGGAGAGCTGCCTATGGTCACGAAGATCGCCAACCAATTCCTGGCAAGGAAGCTGAGTGCCCGTGTGGCTGTCGCCGACAGCTGGGGTACGGCCCATGCTTGCGCCCGCGCGATCAACCGCGCGACGATCGTCGTTCCGCCCGGCGAGACGGTGCGCTTCGTCGAAAGACTGCCGATCTCGCTCCTGCGCCTGCCGGCAAAGATTGTCTCTGACCTGCGAAACCTTGGCTTCCAGACGATCGGAGAGCTCGCCAACACGCCGCGCGCACCGCTGACGCTCCGCTTCGGCCCGGAGGTCGGTCGCCGTCTCGACCAGATGTTCTGTCGTGCCTCCGAGCCAATTCAGCCAATCCGCACGCCTGAGCTGATTGAGGTCTCCAAAGCCTTTGCTGAACCGATCGGGGCCGCCGAGACAATCAACAAATATGTCGGCCGCCTTGTTGTTCAGCTAGTTGATGAGCTCCGGAAGCGCGGGCTTGGCGTGCGCCGCGCCGACCTGATCGTCGAGAAGGTCGACGGTACCAGACAGGCCATTCGCGCAGGCACCGCCAAGCCGGCCCGCGATATCGCCTGGCTGACGAAACTGTTTCGGGACCGGACCGAAAAGATCGAGCCGGGTTTCGGGATCGAGAGGCTCACCCTCGTCGCCGTCATGGTAGAGCCATTGGAGGAGGCGCAGAAAGTCTCTGCTCTGGTCGAGGATGACATCACCGATGTGACGCCGCTGATCGACATCTATGGAAACCGGGGGCAGCGAGTTTATCGCGTCGGACCGGTTGCTTCCGATGTGCCCGAACGCGCTGTCCAGCGCATCAGCCCCGTTGCTGAGCCGATTGCTGTTGCCTGGGTCAGCCATTGGCGCCGCCCGGTGCGTCTTTTGCCACGTCCGGAACTGATCGAGGCGATTGCGCTGATGCCGGACCGGCCGCCGGTCTCCATTGTCTGGCGCGGCAGACGCCGGAAGGTCAAACTTGCCGATGGGCCGGAGCGCATTTTTGGCGAGTGGTGGCAGCGCGACGCCGAGATGGACGCTGTGCGCGACTACTTTGTCATCGAGGACGAGGCAGGTGAACGCCTGTGGGTGTTCCGCTCCGGCGACGGTGTCGATCCTGAGACTGGTTCCCACCGCTGGTTCTGTCACGGGATTTTCGCATGAGCTACGCCGAGCTTCAGGTCACGACACATTTTTCCTTTTTGCGCGGCGCGTCCTCTGCACAGGAGTTGTTCGAGACAGCCAAAGCCTCGGGCATCCAGGCGCTCGGCGTCGTCGATCGCAATTCGCTGGCCGGGATTGTTCGCGCCCTTGAAGCATCCCGCGCGACAGGTCTCCGCCTCGTCGTCGGCTGTCGTCTCGATCTCGCCGACGGCATGTCGATGCTCGTCTATCCAATGGATCGATCTGCCTATTCCCGGCTGACCCGTTTGATCACGCTCGGCAAGTCGCGCGGCGGCAAGAACAACTGCATCCTTCACTGGGATGACGTTATCGCCTACTCGGAAGACATGATCGGCATTCTGGTGCCGGATCTGCCGGATGCCACCTGTGCTGTGCAGCTTCGAAAAATGGCTGAGCTGTTTGGTGATCGCGCTTACGTGTCTCTCTGTCTGCGTCGGCGACCGAACGACCAGTTGCGCCTGCACGAGATTTCCAACACGGCGGCGCGGTTCAAGGTGAAGACCGTCGTCACCAATGACGTGCTGTTTCATGAGCCGGGCCGGCGGCAATTGCAGGACATCGTCACCTGCATCAGGCACAACACCACGATCGACGATGTCGGCTTCGAGCGCGAAAGGCACGCAGATCGTTACCTGAAGCCGCCCGAGGAAATGGAGCGTCTGTTTCCCCGGTACCGTGAGGCGCTTGCACGGACGATGGAGATCGTTCGGCGGTGCAAGTTTTCGCTCGAGGAACTGACCTACCAATATCCCGAGGAAGCGATCGTGCCGGGCAAGAATGCCCAAGCCTCGCTGGAACATTATGTCTGGGAATGTGCGCCCGAACGTTATCCGGAGGGCTTGCCACCGGATGTTCTGAAGACCGTCCGGCACGAGCTCGATCTCGTTCGCACCATGAAATATGCGCCCTACTTCCTGACCGTGTTTTCGATCGTGCGCTTTGCCAGAAGCCAGGGCATTCTCTGTCAGGGCAGGGGGTCCGCTGCCAACAGCGCTGTCTGCTATATTCTCGGCATCACATCGATCGACCCCTCGACCAATGATCTCCTCTTCGAGCGTTTCGTCAGCCAGGAGCGCGACGAGCCGCCGGATATCGATGTCGACTTCGAGCATGAACGGCGCGAGGAGGTCATCCAGTGGATCTACAAGACCTATACCAAGGATAAGGCGGCACTCTGCGCGACCGTCACCCGCTACCGGGCCAAGGGCGCAATCCGCGATGTCGGCAAGGCGCTCGGCCTGCCTGAAGATGTCATCAAGGCGCTGTCATCAGGCATGTGGTCCTGGTCGGAAGAAGTTCCCGACCGAAACATCAGGGAGCTCAATCTGAACCCCGATGACCGGCGTCTGGCGCTCACCCTGAAACTCGCGCAGCAGCTGATGGGCGCACCGCGCCATCTCGGACAGCACCCCGGTGGCTTTGTCCTCACCCATGACCGGCTCGATGATCTCGTGCCGATCGAACCCGCCACGATGAAAGACCGGCAGATCATCGAATGGGACAAGGACGACGTCGAGGCGCTGAAGTTCATGAAGGTCGATGTGCTGGCACTCGGCATGCTGACCTGCATGGCCAAAGCCTTTGATCTCATCCGCGAACACAAGGACGATGATCTTGATCTGTCGAAGATCCGCCAGGAGGATGCCGCGACCTATGCGATGATCCGCAAGGCTGACACGCTCGGCACCTTCCAGATCGAAAGCCGCGCGCAAATGGCGATGCTGCCGCGGTTGAAGCCGCGCACGTTCTATGATCTCGTCGTGCAGGTGGCGATCGTGCGGCCGGGCCCAATCCAGGGTGACATGGTGCATCCCTATCTTCGTCGGCGCGAAGGCAAGGAGCCTGTCGAATATCCCACACCAGAGCTTGAAGCAGTCCTCGGCAAGACGCTCGGCGTGCCGCTGTTTCAGGAAAGCGCCATGCGTGTTGCCATGGTCTGTGCCGGCTTTACCGGTGGCGAGGCCGACCAGCTGCGCAAATCCATGGCGACCTTCAAGTTCACTGGCGGTGTCTCGCGCTTCAAGGACAAGCTGGTGTCCGGCATGGTCAAAAACGGATATTCGCCCGAGTTCGCCGAAAAGACCTTTTCGCAGCTAGAAGGCTTCGGCTCCTACGGCTTTCCGGAAAGTCATGCGGCCTCATTTGCGTTGATTGCCTACGCGTCGAACTACATCAAGTGCCATTACGCCAACGTCTTTTGTGCAGCCCTTCTCAACAGCCAGCCAATGGGCTTTTATGCTCCGGCCCAGATCGTCGGGGACGCGATCAAGCATGGCGTTGAGGTGAGGCCGGTTTGCGTCAACCGCTCGCGATGGGACTGCACGCTGGAAAGGATCGGCAGCACCGATCGACATGCTGTTCGGCTCGGTTTCCGGCAAGTGAGGGGACTGGCGGTCGCGGAGGCGGCGCGGATCGTTGCAGCTCGCATGAACAACCCGTTCGCCTCAGTCGATGATATGTGGCGCCGATCCAGTGTTCCAACCGAAGCGCTTGTCCAACTGGCAGAGGCCGATGCCTTCCTGCCATCGCTCAAACTCGAACGACGCGATGCGCTCTGGGCGATCAAGGCGCTGCGCGACGAACCCTTGCCGTTGTTTGCAGCTGCAGCCGAACGCGAGGCGACAGCGATTGCTGAGCAGCGGGAGCCGGAGGTCGCGCTTCGGCAGATGACGGACGGCCACAACGTCATCGAGGACTACAGCCACATCGGGCTGACTTTGCGCCAGCATCCGGTCGCCTTTCTCCGCGAAGACCTCTCGTCACGCAATATCATCACCTGTGCCGAGGCGATGAATGCCCGGGATGGCCGATGGGTTTACACCGCTGGACTCGTGCTGGTGCGGCAAAAGCCGGGATCTGCCAAGGGTGTGATGTTTATCACCATCGAGGACGAGACTGGACCGGCCAACGTCGTTGTCTGGCCCACTCTTTTCGAGAAGCGCAGGCGCATCGTGCTGGGATCTTCGATGATGGCGATCAACGGGCGAATTCAGCGGGAAGGGGAGGTCGTCCATCTCGTCGCCCAGCAACTCTTCGATCTCTCAGGCGATCTGGTTGGCCTTGCCGATCGAGATACGGAGTTCAGGCTGCCGGCTGGTCGCGGCGATGAGTTTGCCCACGGAGGCGGCGGGCCGGATTCACGCGATCGGCCAAAGCCGGTCGTCCCGCGGGACATGTTCACGCCCGATCTTCATATCGATACGCTGAAGGTGAAGGCCCGGAATTTTCAATGAGCGATCTAGGCCGTAGACTCATAAGCCCGCAGCCACAGGCGCATTGACGCCAACTGGACCATGGCGAGGAAGTTTTCCGCCAGCTTATCGTAGCGGGTAGCGACCCGACGAAAGTGCTTCAGCTTGGAGAAGAACCGCTCGATCAGGTTCCGTTCGCGATATAGCCATGAGCTGAAGTACGGTTTTGACCTACGGTTTGCCTTGGGCGGAATATTGGCGAACGCCCCCTTCTCGCGGAGAGACGCCCGGATGCGATCGGCATCATAGGCCTTGTCAGCGAGCACGATGGTTCCGGCACCCACATGGTCAAGCAGACCGTCAGCCGCTTGCCCGTCGTGGCTTTGCCCAGCGGTTAGGCTCAGCCTGATCGGGAGACCTTGCCCATCGACGACCGCGTGGATTTTGGTCGTGAGCCCGCCTCGGGAACGGCCGAGACAATGATCTCGATCCCCCTTTTTGCCGTCGCAGCCTGCTGGTGGGCGCGAACGGAAGTGCTGTCGATCATCTGGATGTCGCCATCATGGGCAGCGGTGATGGCGTCCATCATTCGGTCCCAGACGCCTGCTTTCCGCCATCGTATGAATCGGTTGTAGCAGGTGGTTCGCGGACCATAGCGTTCGGGCAGGTCGCGCCACGGCGCACCGGATCGTAGCACCCAGAAGATTCCATTCAGCACGCGACGGTCATCGACGCGCGGCACCCCTCTTGGCTTGTTGGGTAAAAGTGGCTCAATCACGCGCCATTCAAAATCGGTCAAGTCATATCGGCTCATGCTGGTGCTGAATCAGCTTTTGATCTGTAATGGAAGCCGTCATCATTCAGGAAAGCGAAAGTGGAGGCCGCGTGCTGCAAAATCGAGAATGGCATAAGGTCGATGGAGCCTCCGCAGACGCAATCGCCTCGCTCAAATCGCTGGCTCCGGTCGATCTTCCTGAGAGTTATTACGCATTGCTGACTTTCAGCAATGGCGGGGAAGGACCGCTAGCGGTTCAGCCGCTTTGGTTCCAACTCTATCCCGCCGAGGAAGCTGCTCAGATTGAACGGGACGGGACTTTCCGAGAGTTTTTCCGGGGTTTGTTCGTGATCGGCGGCAACGGTAGCGGCGAAGCCGTGGCATTCGACTTGCGGGAAAATGCGCCATATCCCCTCGTCGCATTCGACATGACCAACGTCGACCTGGAAGAGAGCCTAAGACCGATAGCGCCATCCTTCGATGTAGCGCTGGATTTGATCGGTCGAGACAATCAGTAATCCGGCACCGCGTTTATGGGTTCACGGCCTAGGTAAACGTACAGTCGGAGGCTCTATATTGGTTCAAAGCGATGTTACTTCTCAGTGGCCAATTCACTGAAATTCTTGATGTTGACCGAGGCGTCGGGAAACCTCGCCGTAATCTCCAACGTGCCACCTAATGCTTCGATATAGCGTCGCAGATTGCTGACATAAATATCGGCGCGCTGCTCCAGCTTTGCGACAGCCGGCTGCTTCACATGGAGTGCGCGTGCCACATCCTGCTGAGTTTTTTCACGGGCCACGCGCAGCTCGTGTAGCGCCATGTCTTCAAGAATTGCCTTGGTCGCTTCATCGTTGCGGGCACGGCGTTCTGGCGACATTCTGTTGCGCAAGTCGTTAAAGGAGCGATGTCCAGTCATATCAACCCTTCCTTCCCGATCTCGATCAGGTAATTGTCATATAGTCGATCAGCGACCGGAATCATGATTTCATAAAAGCGGTCGTCGCCGGTTTTATTTCCACCGACAAG
This sequence is a window from Agrobacterium tumefaciens. Protein-coding genes within it:
- a CDS encoding DUF3606 domain-containing protein → MATISRGRAQDRAKVAGVQDHEVRYEAKKEDVSKDTVKKAVKSAGNSRKKVEQEIGRH
- a CDS encoding SOS response-associated peptidase family protein, which encodes MCNLYRMEDKDWVAKWAQDAESLINLMPVYQMNPDQIGPIVRNTADGKKQLVHARWGLPSPRFALEKGAKAKAEKLAAKGKPFDLEELIRMEPDRGTTNVRNLNLPHWKRWFGIEHRCLVPVTSFAEPDPASKQEGGNVPNAWFARDEAKPLMFFAGIHVPQWKSVRKVRDGLTTDDLYGFLTTDANGLVKPIHEKAMPVLLRTKEETEIWMRAPWEEAKNLARPLPNDALIILGREPYGSSIVSKSGEPVEQASLL
- the ligD gene encoding non-homologous end-joining DNA ligase, whose translation is MTKPPRSKPLLRDIEAPLRSKPRRKRNPAEPQLLFDPMPDRVEPSLAELKAHPPKGDQWSWELKWDGYRLAVHIEPQGVRILTRGGHDWTHRFPDIAEAAWALGPATMIIDGEAVVLDEEGRPDFGLLQQSLGASGKAAGNRASDAILYAFDLIYLDGHDLRNVEYRSRRHLLEDTLDGKDGAIRLSETLDADPNILLENVCRLGLEGIVGKHLDQPYRSGRTGDWVKVKCVQSEAFLIVGYEPSTASPGGFGSLVLAAYRSHDLVHVGNVGTGFKEAEMIRLRKMLDKLRWKRKQSPVSYAGKADIVWVEPTLIAEIEFRAWTAEGKLRHPSYKGLRERQDNADVYKLY
- a CDS encoding ImuA family protein — encoded protein: MEGAAAKRVGTLAFGVPEIDAALPGGGLAYGALHEFAGGGSGTVDGAAAALFVAGIAARTRGPVIWCLTRPDLFFPALAQVGLHPDRVIFVESDREEDVLANMEEGLSFGGLGAVVGELVRLPMVSSRRLQLAAERTGTMALAVRRWRRQTEANDFGQPTASTTRWRVSVMPSEELPVPGVGRPQWFLELMRVKAGECAEFLVRACDDKGRIHLSSGSADRSNTARRSVYSA
- a CDS encoding Y-family DNA polymerase, with amino-acid sequence MTRVVSIYLPDLPTDRIRRADPSIPPERPIAVIARSGSKRWVSAADASARKAGVHVGMAAAKAQSLFRGLMLVDADAEADRAALERIALWALTIYSPIVAVDGIDGIVMDTEGADHLQGGELPMVTKIANQFLARKLSARVAVADSWGTAHACARAINRATIVVPPGETVRFVERLPISLLRLPAKIVSDLRNLGFQTIGELANTPRAPLTLRFGPEVGRRLDQMFCRASEPIQPIRTPELIEVSKAFAEPIGAAETINKYVGRLVVQLVDELRKRGLGVRRADLIVEKVDGTRQAIRAGTAKPARDIAWLTKLFRDRTEKIEPGFGIERLTLVAVMVEPLEEAQKVSALVEDDITDVTPLIDIYGNRGQRVYRVGPVASDVPERAVQRISPVAEPIAVAWVSHWRRPVRLLPRPELIEAIALMPDRPPVSIVWRGRRRKVKLADGPERIFGEWWQRDAEMDAVRDYFVIEDEAGERLWVFRSGDGVDPETGSHRWFCHGIFA
- a CDS encoding error-prone DNA polymerase, with translation MSYAELQVTTHFSFLRGASSAQELFETAKASGIQALGVVDRNSLAGIVRALEASRATGLRLVVGCRLDLADGMSMLVYPMDRSAYSRLTRLITLGKSRGGKNNCILHWDDVIAYSEDMIGILVPDLPDATCAVQLRKMAELFGDRAYVSLCLRRRPNDQLRLHEISNTAARFKVKTVVTNDVLFHEPGRRQLQDIVTCIRHNTTIDDVGFERERHADRYLKPPEEMERLFPRYREALARTMEIVRRCKFSLEELTYQYPEEAIVPGKNAQASLEHYVWECAPERYPEGLPPDVLKTVRHELDLVRTMKYAPYFLTVFSIVRFARSQGILCQGRGSAANSAVCYILGITSIDPSTNDLLFERFVSQERDEPPDIDVDFEHERREEVIQWIYKTYTKDKAALCATVTRYRAKGAIRDVGKALGLPEDVIKALSSGMWSWSEEVPDRNIRELNLNPDDRRLALTLKLAQQLMGAPRHLGQHPGGFVLTHDRLDDLVPIEPATMKDRQIIEWDKDDVEALKFMKVDVLALGMLTCMAKAFDLIREHKDDDLDLSKIRQEDAATYAMIRKADTLGTFQIESRAQMAMLPRLKPRTFYDLVVQVAIVRPGPIQGDMVHPYLRRREGKEPVEYPTPELEAVLGKTLGVPLFQESAMRVAMVCAGFTGGEADQLRKSMATFKFTGGVSRFKDKLVSGMVKNGYSPEFAEKTFSQLEGFGSYGFPESHAASFALIAYASNYIKCHYANVFCAALLNSQPMGFYAPAQIVGDAIKHGVEVRPVCVNRSRWDCTLERIGSTDRHAVRLGFRQVRGLAVAEAARIVAARMNNPFASVDDMWRRSSVPTEALVQLAEADAFLPSLKLERRDALWAIKALRDEPLPLFAAAAEREATAIAEQREPEVALRQMTDGHNVIEDYSHIGLTLRQHPVAFLREDLSSRNIITCAEAMNARDGRWVYTAGLVLVRQKPGSAKGVMFITIEDETGPANVVVWPTLFEKRRRIVLGSSMMAINGRIQREGEVVHLVAQQLFDLSGDLVGLADRDTEFRLPAGRGDEFAHGGGGPDSRDRPKPVVPRDMFTPDLHIDTLKVKARNFQ